In the Longimicrobium sp. genome, one interval contains:
- a CDS encoding transglycosylase SLT domain-containing protein, whose product MLGFVALMALLPPVRAVAARAWGVVGAALAASRAAEGRERQVAEYARRYGISTELASEIESAARAEGLDTELAFRLVRVESAFREQAESPVGALGLTQVMPATANELKPGISRAELLERRTNLRLGFRYLKQLLAVYDGDQEEALTAYNRGMGTVRRIRSAGGDPANGYADLVLGARGGSPVNLVRHDSAPAPAAPLHETAPTRLPSGF is encoded by the coding sequence GTGCTCGGTTTCGTCGCGCTCATGGCGCTGTTGCCGCCCGTCCGCGCGGTGGCGGCCCGCGCATGGGGCGTGGTGGGCGCGGCGCTGGCGGCCTCGCGCGCGGCGGAGGGGCGCGAGCGGCAGGTGGCCGAGTATGCGCGCCGCTACGGAATATCAACCGAGCTGGCGAGCGAAATCGAGAGCGCCGCCCGCGCCGAGGGGCTGGACACCGAGTTGGCCTTTCGCCTGGTCCGCGTGGAAAGCGCGTTCCGCGAGCAGGCGGAGAGCCCCGTGGGCGCGCTGGGGCTTACGCAGGTGATGCCGGCCACGGCGAACGAGCTGAAGCCGGGGATCAGCCGCGCCGAGCTGCTGGAGCGGCGCACCAACCTGCGCCTGGGCTTCCGCTACCTCAAGCAGCTGCTGGCGGTGTATGACGGCGACCAGGAAGAGGCGCTGACGGCGTACAACCGCGGCATGGGCACGGTGCGGCGCATCCGCTCCGCCGGGGGCGACCCCGCCAACGGCTACGCCGACCTGGTGCTGGGCGCGCGGGGCGGATCGCCCGTGAACCTGGTGCGCCACGACTCCGCCCCCGCGCCCGCCGCGCCGCTGCACGAAACCGCTCCCACGCGGCTCCCCTCCGGCTTCTGA